In a genomic window of Zingiber officinale cultivar Zhangliang chromosome 9B, Zo_v1.1, whole genome shotgun sequence:
- the LOC122023539 gene encoding probable inactive receptor kinase At5g10020 yields the protein MMDPCLRAALPLVFLLLASSASAAGPADDAKSLLEFKKGISSPSVSALDSWKPGSTPCGATPSWFGVSCDAAGNVVSVDLSRRDLSGDLKFSTLTGLSYLQNLSLAGNDFTGRLVPGLGSMAQLKHLDLSGNRFYGPVPERITDIGGLLFLDLSYNNFTQGFPTGIRNLQQLRVLDLRSNGLWGDMAELLAALRNNEYVDLSSNYFTGNLLVDAVNLTALGNTVKYLNLSNNNLFGGFFTNELIQTFKNLEMLDVSNNQLTGELPAFDSVYSLKVFRAAGNKLYGSMPRALLASPLQLQEIDLSGNGLTGNALDVNSTSLKLLNLSSNMLTGSLPSRIGLCISVDFSNNNISGDLSVLPNWGNTLEAIDLSSNSLSGNYPEASQLQNLRSVRIQNNHLTGILPSALENYPLLSELDLSMNGFSGTILPGFFKSILTSLNLSGNQFFGNIPIQSSHSTESLVLPSYCHLESLDLSDNTLTGPLPIEIVNLQRLKLLILRNNSLSGELPSELGKLNSLEILDLSINHFDGDIPDMPQPTLKVFNVSYNDLSGTIPQSLQRFPPDSFYPGNTLLVSPRGMPSGNDGELDENHDRWKYNVRIAAIVGSVGGVMLILFAVMILYMIRSQELCGKNRSGDRSTGRELKLGRLGRPNIFRSLKDNPVTTSVSFSNDHLLTASRTVSAQKELLAEAVEYGYSDSKTSETSMNHVQNYPATAGERSSPGSPLCSSPHFTNSLVSEQPVMLDVYSPDRLAGELFFLDNSLIFTAEELSRAPAEVLGRSSHGTSYKATLDSGHVMTVKWLRVGLVKVKKEFAKEAKRIGTIRHPNIIPWRGYYWGPREQERLIISDYVNGDSLSLYLYESTPRRYSRLSVSQRLKIAIDVACCLYYLHNEKGLAHGSLKPTNILLTGPDLTARLTDYSLHRLMTHNGTAEQILNLGALGYRAPELQTASKPSPSFKADVYAFGVILMEMLTRRSAGDIISGQTGAVDLTDWVQMCNREGRGTDCFDRDISGLEEAPRVMDELLAVSLRCILPANERPNIRTVFQDLCAITI from the exons ATGATGGATCCGTGCCTCCGCGCTGCACTTCCCCTCGTCTTCCTCCTCCTCGCCTCCTCCGCCTCCGCGGCCGGCCCGGCCGACGACGCCAAGTCACTCCTCGAGTTCAAGAAAGGCATCTCCAGCCCCTCCGTCTCCGCCCTCGACTCCTGGAAGCCCGGATCCACCCCCTGCGGTGCCACTCCCTCCTGGTTCGGCGTCTCTTGCGACGCCGCCGGGAACGTCGTGTCCGTCGACCTCTCCCGCCGCGACCTTAGCGGCGACCTCAAGTTCTCGACTCTAACTGGCCTTAGTTACCTCCAGAACCTCAGCCTCGCCGGCAATGACTTCACCGGCCGCCTCGTGCCCGGCCTCGGCAGCATGGCCCAGCTCAAGCACTTGGATCTCTCGGGGAACAGGTTTTACGGCCCCGTACCTGAGCGAATTACTGATATCGGCGGCCTGTTGTTCCTCGATCTCTCTTATAACAATTTTACGCAAGGATTTCCCACGGGGATTCGGAATCTACAGCAGCTTAGGGTGCTTGATTTGCGGTCCAATGGCCTGTGGGGTGACATGGCGGAGCTTCTTGCGGCGCTAAGGAACAATGAATATGTTGATCTGAGTAGCAATTACTTCACTGGAAATCTCCTCGTTGACGCAGTTAACCTTACGGCCTTGGGGAATACGGTCAAGTATTTGAATTTGAGCAATAACAATCTCTTTGGTGGCTTCTTTACAAATGAATTGATTCAGACGTTCAAGAATTTGGAGATGTTAGATGTGAGCAACAATCAATTGACTGGAGAGCTTCCGGCTTTTGATTCCGTGTACAGTTTAAAAGTTTTTCGTGCTGCTGGTAATAAGCTGTATGGATCTATGCCACGTGCATTGCTTGCCAGTCCACTGCAGTTGCAGGAAATAGACCTTAGTGGAAATGGGCTTACAG GTAATGCTTTGGATGTCAACTCTACTTCCCTGAAGCTTCTAAATCTCTCATCCAATATGCTAACAGGTTCATTGCCTTCAAGAATAGGGTTGTGTATATCAGTGGATTTTAGTAATAATAATATTTCTGGTGATCTATCTGTACTGCCCAATTGGGGAAACACGTTAGAAGCTATTGATTTAAGTTCAAATTCATTGTCGGGTAACTATCCTGAGGCATCTCAACTCCAGAACCTGAGATCCGTAAGGATTCAAAATAACCATTTAACAGGCATCCTTCCGTCTGCATTGGAAAACTATCCTTTGTTGTCAGAACTTGATCTCAGTATGAATGGATTCTCAGGAACAATTCTTCCAGGATTTTTCAAATCTATTCTAACTAGTTTGAATCTCTCAGGAAACCAATTTTTTGGGAATATTCCAATTCAAAGCTCACATTCAACTGAATCACTTGTTTTACCATCTTATTGTCATTTAGAGAGCCTTGACTTATCTGATAACACATTGACTGGTCCATTGCCGATAGAAATTGTTAACCTTCAAAGACTTAAGCTTCTTATTCTTCGAAATAATTCCTTGTCTGGAGAGTTGCCTAGTGAGCTAGGCAAGCTCAACTCTTTGGAAATCCTTGATCTGTCAATAAATCATTTTGATGGTGATATACCTGATATGCCTCAACCAACTCTGAAGGTTTTTAACGTTTCCTATAATGATCTGTCTGGCACCATCCCACAAAGTCTGCAGAGATTTCCACCTGACTCATTTTATCCTGGGAATACATTACTTGTCTCTCCTCGTGGCATGCCTTCAGGAAATGATGGTGAATTGGATGAAAATCATGACCGTTGGAAGTATAACGTCCGAATAGCTGCTATTGTCGGGTCAGTTGGTGGTGTCATGTTAATTTTATTTGCAGTGATGATATTATACATGATCCGGTCCCAGGAACTCTGTGGAAAGAATCGTTCTGGAGACCGATCTACTGGAAGAGAATTAAAACTGGGGAGATTAGGCCGTCCAAATATATTCAGATCATTGAAGGATAATCCTGTGACTACTTCAGTTAGTTTTTCCAATGACCATTTATTGACAGCTTCTAGAACAGTATCGGCACAGAAGGAGTTATTGGCAGAGGCTGTTGAATATGGATATTCTGATAGTAAAACTTCAGAAACTTCTATGAACCACGTGCAAAATTATCCTGCTACAGCAGGAGAGAGGTCTTCTCCAGGATCACCATTGTGCTCATCACCTCATTTTACCAATTCACTTGTATCCGAACAACCAGTCATGTTGGACGTTTATTCACCAGATCGTTTAGCTGGAGAACTCTTTTTCTTAGACAACTCTTTGATATTCACAGCTGAAGAATTATCTCGTGCCCCTGCAGAAGTTCTTGGTAGAAGCAGCCATGGTACATCCTACAAAGCAACCCTCGATAGTGGCCATGTTATGACTGTCAAGTGGCTAAGAGTAGGCCTTGTTAAAGTCAAAAAGGAATTTGCTAAGGAGGCAAAGAGAATTGGAACCATCAGACATCCAAATATCATCCCTTGGAGGGGCTATTATTGGGGTCCAAGGGAGCAAGAAAGATTGATCATTTCTGACTACGTTAATGGAGATAGTTTGTCGCTTTATCTTTACG AGTCAACACCTAGAAGGTACTCCCGTCTCTCGGTTAGCCAAAGGCTAAAAATTGCCATCGATGTGGCTTGTTGTTTGTATTACCTCCATAATGAGAAGGGCCTAGCTCATGGAAGTCTAAAACCAACAAATATCCTCCTCACTGGTCCAGATCTCACTGCTAGGTTGACAGATTATAGCCTTCATCGTCTCATGACACACAATGGAACAGCAGAACAAATTTTAAACTTGGGAGCACTTGGGTACCGGGCACCTGAGCTGCAAACTGCAAGCAAGCCATCCCCATCTTTCAAGGCTGATGTGTATGCATTCGGCGTAATACTCATGGAGATGCTAACTCGAAGAAGTGCGGGTGATATCATCTCAGGCCAAACGGGTGCAGTTGATCTTACCGATTGGGTGCAAATGTGCAACAGGGAGGGAAGGGGAACTGACTGCTTTGACAGGGATATCTCAGGTTTGGAGGAAGCTCCGAGGGTGATGGACGAACTGCTTGCAGTATCGCTCCGGTGTATTCTTCCAGCAAATGAGAGACCAAACATCAGGACGGTCTTTCAAGATCTCTGTGCCATAACAATATGA